One part of the Polycyclovorans algicola TG408 genome encodes these proteins:
- the secY gene encoding preprotein translocase subunit SecY → MAKKAPGSSMVPDLSKISEVRGRVLFLLGAILVYRIGSFIPVPGIDPGQMAALFDQQRGTILDMFNMFSGGALERLSVFALGVMPYISAAIIVQLLSATLPSLKELKKEGESGRRQITKYTRYGTLVLATFQSVGASYALQGSGVAFSPGLGFLFVASISLIAGTMFLMWLGEQITERGIGNGISILIFAGIVAGFPAAIGGTAQLVSEGSVSGFVVLVVFVLLIAITFGVVMFERAQRRIPVHHARRQQGRKVFAAQTQHLPLKINMAGVIPPIFASSIILFPASIVQFAGGDNPGGVLQQVVNALSPGSPLYTLLFASLIIFFCFFYTALVFDSRDTADNLKKSGAFIPGVRPGVHTARFIDTVLTRLTVVGAAYITAVCLFPEILRSFYPGIPFYLGGTSLLIIVVVVMDFMAQLQAHLMSHQYDGLLKKANLKPGSTPTPLR, encoded by the coding sequence ATGGCGAAGAAAGCACCCGGCAGCTCCATGGTCCCGGACCTCAGCAAGATTTCTGAGGTGCGTGGTCGTGTGCTGTTCCTGCTGGGCGCCATCCTGGTGTATCGCATCGGCAGCTTCATTCCGGTGCCGGGCATCGACCCGGGCCAGATGGCGGCGCTGTTCGACCAGCAGCGCGGCACCATCCTGGACATGTTCAACATGTTCTCGGGCGGTGCGCTTGAGCGTCTGTCGGTGTTCGCGCTGGGCGTCATGCCGTACATCAGTGCGGCGATCATCGTGCAGCTGCTGTCGGCCACGTTGCCGTCGCTCAAAGAGCTCAAGAAAGAAGGTGAGTCCGGTCGTCGCCAGATCACCAAGTACACCCGCTACGGCACGCTGGTGCTTGCCACCTTTCAATCGGTGGGCGCCTCTTACGCGCTGCAGGGCAGTGGCGTGGCTTTTTCACCAGGACTGGGTTTCCTGTTCGTTGCCTCGATCAGTCTGATCGCCGGGACCATGTTCCTGATGTGGCTGGGTGAGCAAATCACCGAGCGCGGCATTGGCAACGGCATCTCGATCCTGATCTTCGCCGGGATCGTCGCCGGCTTCCCGGCCGCCATTGGCGGCACGGCGCAGTTGGTCAGCGAAGGCTCGGTGAGCGGCTTCGTGGTGTTGGTGGTGTTTGTGCTGCTGATCGCGATCACCTTCGGCGTGGTCATGTTTGAGCGCGCCCAACGCCGCATCCCCGTGCATCACGCACGGCGTCAGCAGGGGCGTAAGGTGTTTGCCGCGCAGACCCAGCACTTGCCGCTGAAGATCAACATGGCGGGCGTGATTCCGCCGATTTTCGCCAGCTCGATCATTCTGTTCCCGGCGTCGATCGTCCAGTTTGCCGGGGGCGACAACCCCGGTGGCGTGTTGCAACAGGTGGTCAATGCGCTGTCACCCGGCAGCCCGTTGTACACCTTGCTGTTTGCGTCGCTGATCATCTTCTTCTGCTTCTTCTACACCGCGTTGGTGTTTGACAGCCGCGACACGGCCGACAACCTGAAGAAGAGCGGTGCCTTCATCCCCGGTGTGCGCCCTGGCGTCCACACGGCGCGCTTCATCGACACGGTGCTGACGCGTTTGACGGTGGTGGGTGCGGCGTACATCACGGCCGTCTGCCTGTTCCCGGAAATTCTGCGGTCGTTCTATCCGGGCATTCCGTTTTATCTGGGCGGCACCTCGCTGCTCATTATTGTGGTGGTGGTGATGGACTTCATGGCGCAGCTGCAGGCGCACCTGATGTCACATCAGTACGACGGTCTTCTGAAGAAGGCCAATCTGAAGCCCGGCTCGACACCGACACCGCTGCGCTGA
- the rplO gene encoding 50S ribosomal protein L15: MKLNEMSPAEGAKTARTRVGRGIGSGLGKTAGRGHKGQHARKGGYHKVGFEGGQMPIQRRLPKRGFTSQQSLTRVELTLSKLEKMKATEIDLATLIAEGVVRRDTLTVKVIKSGSISRAVTIRGIGITAGAREAVTAAGGSIAE, from the coding sequence ATGAAGCTCAACGAGATGAGCCCCGCCGAGGGCGCCAAGACCGCGCGTACCCGCGTCGGTCGTGGCATCGGTTCGGGTCTGGGCAAAACCGCAGGTCGCGGCCACAAGGGTCAGCATGCGCGCAAGGGCGGCTACCACAAGGTGGGCTTTGAAGGCGGCCAGATGCCGATCCAGCGTCGTCTGCCCAAGCGAGGCTTCACCTCGCAGCAGTCGCTGACGCGTGTCGAACTGACGCTGAGCAAGCTCGAGAAGATGAAAGCCACAGAGATTGATCTGGCGACCCTCATTGCAGAAGGCGTGGTGCGCCGTGACACGCTGACAGTCAAGGTCATCAAGTCGGGCTCGATCAGCCGCGCGGTCACCATTCGCGGCATCGGCATCACTGCCGGTGCCCGCGAAGCGGTCACTGCGGCTGGCGGCTCGATTGCCGAATAA
- the rpmD gene encoding 50S ribosomal protein L30: MSSHKQVKLTLLRSLAKRLPNHVACAHGLGLRRPNNTKTLTATPEVMGMVHKISYLLKVEEI; encoded by the coding sequence ATGAGCAGCCACAAACAAGTCAAACTCACGCTGTTGCGCAGCCTGGCCAAGCGCCTGCCTAATCATGTTGCCTGTGCGCACGGTCTGGGTCTTCGTCGTCCGAACAACACCAAAACCCTGACGGCCACCCCCGAAGTGATGGGGATGGTTCACAAGATCAGCTACCTGCTGAAAGTGGAAGAAATCTGA
- the rpsE gene encoding 30S ribosomal protein S5, producing the protein MASPQYQYDDQGSDLKEKLITVNRVSKTVKGGKQFAFTALTVVGDGEGRVGFGYGKAKEVPAAIAKAMDQAKKSMVTVALRGGTVQHEMWGEHGASRVFLRPASEGTGVIAGGAMRAVFEVAGVHNILAKSLGSRNSINVVRATIDALKKMNLPSEIAAKRGKTVEEILG; encoded by the coding sequence ATGGCATCTCCCCAGTATCAGTACGACGACCAGGGCAGCGATCTCAAAGAGAAGCTGATCACCGTCAACCGCGTGTCGAAAACCGTCAAGGGCGGCAAGCAGTTCGCCTTCACGGCGCTGACCGTGGTCGGTGACGGCGAAGGCCGCGTCGGCTTCGGCTACGGCAAGGCCAAAGAAGTGCCGGCCGCCATCGCCAAGGCGATGGACCAGGCCAAGAAATCAATGGTGACGGTGGCCCTGCGTGGCGGCACGGTGCAACACGAGATGTGGGGCGAGCACGGCGCCAGCCGCGTGTTCCTGCGGCCGGCTTCTGAGGGTACGGGCGTCATCGCCGGCGGCGCCATGCGCGCGGTATTCGAGGTGGCCGGTGTGCACAACATTCTCGCCAAGTCACTGGGCTCGCGTAACTCGATCAACGTGGTTCGCGCCACCATCGACGCGCTGAAGAAGATGAATCTCCCGTCGGAGATTGCTGCCAAGCGCGGCAAGACCGTCGAAGAGATTCTGGGCTAA
- the rplR gene encoding 50S ribosomal protein L18, with product MKDKKTARIRRARRTRARIRSLGVPRLCVHRTPRHIYAQLIAPDAATVLASASTLESSLALPATGNVDAAKRIGALIAERAKAAGISTVAFDRSGFQYHGRIQALADAAREAGLEF from the coding sequence ATGAAAGACAAGAAAACAGCCCGCATTCGTCGCGCACGCCGCACCCGCGCACGCATTCGCAGCCTGGGCGTTCCCCGTTTGTGCGTGCACCGCACGCCGCGGCACATCTATGCGCAACTGATTGCGCCGGACGCTGCCACCGTGCTGGCCTCGGCCTCGACGCTGGAGTCCAGCCTAGCGTTGCCCGCCACCGGAAATGTCGACGCGGCCAAGCGCATCGGTGCGTTGATTGCCGAGCGGGCCAAGGCGGCGGGTATCAGCACTGTTGCATTCGATCGGTCCGGGTTTCAATACCACGGACGTATCCAGGCGCTGGCGGATGCCGCGCGCGAAGCCGGATTGGAGTTCTAA
- the rplF gene encoding 50S ribosomal protein L6, protein MSRVAKNPISLPKGVDLQVTASNVSVKGAKGSLNFTLPKGVLLEQDGQTFTVAVDSITRNAALSGTVRAIVANMVKGVSEGYERRLQLVGVGYRASTQGKVVNLAVGLSHPVNYPIPEGISVETPSQTEIVIRGADKQVVGQVAAHLRSYRPPEPYKGKGVRYLGEKVVMKEAKKK, encoded by the coding sequence ATGTCTCGTGTCGCAAAAAATCCGATCTCACTGCCCAAGGGCGTGGATCTGCAGGTCACCGCGTCCAATGTGTCGGTCAAGGGCGCTAAGGGCAGCCTGAACTTCACGTTGCCGAAAGGTGTGCTGCTCGAGCAGGACGGCCAGACGTTCACCGTTGCCGTCGACTCGATCACCCGTAACGCCGCGCTGTCCGGCACGGTGCGTGCCATCGTCGCCAACATGGTCAAGGGCGTGTCCGAAGGTTACGAGCGCCGCTTGCAGCTGGTGGGCGTCGGTTACCGCGCCTCGACCCAGGGCAAGGTTGTCAACCTGGCGGTGGGCCTGTCGCATCCGGTCAATTACCCGATTCCCGAGGGCATCTCGGTGGAAACGCCGAGCCAGACCGAAATCGTGATTCGCGGCGCCGACAAGCAGGTGGTCGGCCAGGTGGCTGCCCATCTGCGCAGCTACCGTCCGCCGGAGCCCTACAAGGGCAAGGGTGTTCGCTATTTGGGCGAGAAGGTCGTCATGAAAGAAGCCAAGAAGAAGTAA
- the rpsH gene encoding 30S ribosomal protein S8, whose amino-acid sequence MSMHDPIADFLTRLRNGQMAKQKQVLSPSSKVKEAIARVLKDEGYIAEFSVADAPGNKRVMTVRLKYFQGKPVIERIQRISRPALRVYKNKDELPKVLGGLGVAIISTSTGVMSDRQARATGQGGEVLCVVA is encoded by the coding sequence ATGAGCATGCATGACCCCATCGCAGATTTCCTGACCCGCCTCCGCAATGGCCAGATGGCCAAGCAGAAGCAAGTGCTGTCGCCTTCCTCCAAGGTCAAGGAAGCCATCGCCCGTGTGTTGAAGGACGAGGGTTACATCGCCGAGTTTTCAGTGGCCGATGCCCCCGGAAACAAGCGCGTGATGACCGTTCGCCTGAAATATTTCCAGGGCAAGCCGGTGATCGAGCGCATTCAGCGCATCAGCCGTCCGGCGCTGCGCGTTTACAAGAACAAGGACGAATTGCCCAAGGTGTTGGGTGGACTCGGCGTGGCCATCATCTCGACCTCCACGGGCGTGATGAGTGACCGCCAGGCCCGCGCCACCGGCCAGGGCGGCGAAGTCCTCTGCGTGGTGGCGTAA
- the rpsN gene encoding 30S ribosomal protein S14: protein MAKTNMIEREKKRAKLVAKFAVKRQKLREVIADPNASYEDKQSAVVQMQKQPRDASYTRQVRRCKLTGRTRGVYRKFGLGRHKLREAAMRGEVPGLKKASW from the coding sequence ATGGCAAAGACCAACATGATCGAGCGCGAGAAAAAGCGCGCCAAGCTCGTTGCGAAGTTCGCGGTGAAGCGACAGAAGCTGCGCGAAGTGATCGCCGATCCAAATGCGTCCTACGAGGACAAGCAGTCCGCCGTGGTGCAGATGCAGAAGCAGCCGCGTGACGCCAGCTACACCCGCCAGGTGCGGCGCTGCAAGCTCACCGGCCGTACCCGTGGCGTGTATCGCAAGTTCGGTCTGGGGCGTCACAAGCTTCGCGAGGCCGCCATGCGCGGTGAAGTCCCGGGCCTCAAGAAGGCGAGCTGGTAA
- the rplE gene encoding 50S ribosomal protein L5 → MSNFQTYYQNEVVPKLRKDLGLGAMEVPRITKITLNMGVGEATADKKIMEHAVSDMIAIAGQKPVITKSRIAVAGFKIRENYPVGVMVTLRRERMYEFFERLVNVALPRIRDFRGIKASGFDGRGNFNFGVTEQIIFAEIDYDKVDATRGMNISLTTSAKNDEQGRALLDAFGFPFRK, encoded by the coding sequence ATGTCTAATTTTCAGACTTATTACCAGAACGAGGTCGTGCCGAAATTGCGCAAGGACCTCGGTCTGGGTGCGATGGAAGTGCCGCGCATCACCAAGATCACCCTGAACATGGGTGTCGGCGAAGCCACGGCCGACAAAAAGATCATGGAACACGCAGTGTCCGACATGATTGCGATCGCCGGCCAGAAGCCGGTGATCACCAAGTCGCGCATCGCCGTGGCCGGCTTCAAGATTCGTGAGAACTATCCGGTGGGCGTGATGGTGACGCTGCGCCGCGAGCGCATGTACGAATTCTTCGAACGTCTGGTCAACGTCGCGCTGCCGCGTATCCGCGACTTCCGCGGCATCAAGGCCAGCGGCTTCGACGGCCGCGGCAATTTCAACTTCGGTGTGACCGAGCAGATCATTTTTGCGGAAATCGACTACGACAAGGTCGACGCCACCCGCGGCATGAACATCTCGCTGACCACCTCTGCCAAGAACGATGAGCAAGGGCGTGCCCTGCTTGACGCCTTTGGCTTCCCGTTCCGCAAGTAA
- the rplX gene encoding 50S ribosomal protein L24 has protein sequence MKKIKSGDEVVVICGKDKGRRGRVEQVLANGKLVVDGINVVKKSQRPNPQAGVAGGVVEKTMPIQASNVMLWNAQAEKGDRVAIRFEGEGDSARKVRIFKSTQTPVDA, from the coding sequence ATGAAAAAGATCAAATCGGGCGACGAAGTCGTCGTCATCTGCGGTAAGGACAAAGGTCGTCGCGGCCGCGTTGAGCAAGTGCTCGCCAACGGCAAGCTGGTGGTTGACGGCATCAACGTGGTGAAGAAAAGCCAGCGTCCGAACCCCCAGGCCGGTGTCGCCGGTGGCGTGGTGGAAAAGACCATGCCGATCCAGGCTTCCAACGTGATGTTGTGGAACGCGCAGGCGGAAAAGGGTGATCGCGTGGCCATTCGCTTTGAAGGCGAAGGCGACTCGGCCCGCAAGGTGCGCATCTTCAAGTCGACGCAAACTCCCGTCGACGCTTAA
- the rplN gene encoding 50S ribosomal protein L14 — translation MIQQESFLLAADNSGAKLVQVIQVKGSSRRRYAGVGDLVKVTVKDAIPRGKVKKGEVHDAVVVRTRHAIRRPDGSAIRFDNNAAVLLSSKGEPLGTRIFGPVTRELRERFMKIVSLAPEVM, via the coding sequence ATGATTCAACAGGAAAGCTTTCTGCTGGCGGCTGACAACAGCGGCGCCAAGCTGGTCCAGGTGATCCAGGTCAAGGGCAGCAGCCGCCGGCGTTATGCCGGTGTCGGCGACCTGGTCAAGGTCACCGTCAAGGACGCTATCCCGCGCGGCAAGGTGAAGAAGGGCGAAGTGCACGACGCGGTTGTCGTCCGCACCCGTCACGCCATTCGCCGTCCCGACGGTTCGGCCATCCGCTTCGACAACAACGCAGCGGTGCTGCTGTCGAGCAAGGGTGAGCCCCTGGGCACCCGTATCTTTGGGCCCGTGACGCGCGAACTGCGCGAGCGGTTCATGAAGATCGTGTCGCTCGCCCCTGAAGTGATGTGA
- the rpsQ gene encoding 30S ribosomal protein S17, with protein MSETQTAKGGRRLVGTVTSAKPNKTITVLIERSEKHPLYGKYIRRSTKLHAHDETNECSVGDLVAIVESRPISRTKHFKLVEVLQKGGVVA; from the coding sequence ATGAGCGAGACGCAAACGGCAAAAGGCGGCCGTCGCCTGGTCGGTACCGTGACCAGCGCCAAGCCCAACAAGACGATCACGGTGTTGATCGAGCGCAGCGAGAAGCATCCGCTGTACGGCAAGTACATCCGCCGCTCGACCAAGCTGCATGCGCATGATGAAACCAACGAGTGCAGCGTCGGCGACCTGGTCGCCATCGTTGAATCACGGCCGATTTCGCGTACCAAGCATTTCAAGCTGGTTGAAGTCCTGCAAAAGGGCGGGGTGGTCGCATGA
- the rpmC gene encoding 50S ribosomal protein L29 produces the protein MKSAEYLKTLSGKSGDELQQELVALRKEQFNLRMQRATGQMNQHHLMGQVRKNIARVKSVQSAQRAVK, from the coding sequence ATGAAAAGCGCTGAATACCTTAAAACGCTGAGCGGCAAATCGGGCGACGAACTCCAGCAAGAGCTGGTCGCACTCCGCAAAGAACAGTTCAACCTTCGGATGCAACGCGCAACCGGTCAGATGAACCAGCACCATTTGATGGGGCAGGTTCGGAAAAACATCGCCCGCGTGAAATCCGTTCAATCGGCCCAGAGGGCTGTCAAATGA
- the rplP gene encoding 50S ribosomal protein L16 codes for MMQPKRTKFRKQMKGTNRGMTFNGNKVSFGEYGLKSTEHGRITARQIEAARRVITRYVKRGGKLWIRIFPDVPVTKKPLEVRMGSGKGNVEYWVAKVQPGKMLYEIEGVTEAEAQEAFRLAAAKLSVKTSFANRTVL; via the coding sequence ATGATGCAACCGAAGCGGACGAAATTCCGCAAGCAGATGAAGGGCACCAACCGGGGCATGACCTTTAACGGCAACAAGGTCAGCTTTGGCGAGTACGGCTTGAAGTCGACCGAGCACGGCCGTATTACGGCGCGTCAGATCGAAGCCGCCCGTCGCGTCATCACCCGTTATGTGAAGCGTGGCGGCAAGTTGTGGATTCGTATCTTCCCCGACGTGCCGGTCACCAAGAAGCCGCTCGAAGTTCGCATGGGCTCGGGCAAAGGCAACGTCGAGTATTGGGTCGCCAAGGTCCAGCCCGGCAAGATGCTCTATGAAATTGAAGGCGTCACCGAAGCCGAGGCGCAGGAAGCGTTCCGTCTTGCTGCGGCCAAGTTGTCGGTGAAAACCAGCTTTGCCAACCGGACGGTGCTGTAA
- the rpsC gene encoding 30S ribosomal protein S3 yields MGHKVNPTGFRLGISTQWTSNWYAEKAAYGENLTRDMEVREYLRKRLAQANVSRIQIERPSKSARVIIHTARPGIVIGKKGEDIEKLKQEVAKRFELKADSVHISVEEIRKPETDAKLVADSIAQQLERRIMFRRAMKRSVQNAMRQGAGGIKIQVSGRLNGAEIARTEWYREGRVPLHTLRAFVDYGTSEAQTTYGIIGIKVWVFNGEVFEESRGAKKDESAEAVSA; encoded by the coding sequence ATGGGCCATAAAGTCAATCCAACCGGTTTCCGTCTGGGCATTTCCACACAGTGGACGTCCAACTGGTATGCCGAAAAAGCCGCCTACGGCGAAAACCTGACGCGTGACATGGAAGTCCGCGAGTACCTGCGCAAGCGTCTGGCGCAGGCCAACGTCAGCCGTATCCAGATCGAGCGTCCGTCGAAGTCAGCCCGGGTGATCATTCACACCGCGCGGCCCGGCATCGTCATCGGCAAGAAGGGCGAAGACATCGAGAAGCTGAAGCAGGAAGTCGCCAAGCGCTTCGAGCTGAAGGCGGATTCGGTGCACATCAGTGTCGAGGAAATCCGCAAGCCGGAAACCGACGCCAAGTTGGTCGCCGACAGCATTGCCCAGCAGCTCGAACGCCGCATCATGTTCCGACGCGCGATGAAGCGCTCGGTTCAGAACGCCATGCGCCAGGGGGCGGGCGGAATCAAGATCCAGGTGTCCGGTCGCCTTAATGGCGCCGAAATTGCCCGTACCGAGTGGTATCGCGAAGGCCGTGTGCCGCTGCACACCCTGCGTGCCTTTGTCGATTACGGCACGTCGGAAGCACAGACCACCTACGGCATCATCGGCATCAAGGTGTGGGTCTTCAATGGCGAGGTTTTCGAAGAAAGCCGTGGCGCCAAGAAGGACGAATCCGCCGAGGCCGTTTCGGCCTGA
- the rplV gene encoding 50S ribosomal protein L22, with amino-acid sequence MQTHAVLKFVRLSPQKGRLVADLVRGKKVDEAINTLKFSNQRAAGLIRKVLESAIANAENNLGADVDELKVSEIFVDQGPVLRRIMPRAKGRADRISKPTSHITIRVSDE; translated from the coding sequence ATGCAAACCCACGCCGTTCTGAAGTTTGTCCGTCTGTCGCCGCAAAAAGGGCGATTGGTGGCCGATCTGGTTCGGGGCAAAAAAGTCGATGAAGCCATCAACACGCTGAAGTTTTCCAATCAGCGTGCGGCCGGTTTGATCCGCAAAGTCCTCGAGTCTGCAATCGCCAACGCCGAAAACAATCTCGGCGCCGATGTCGACGAGTTGAAGGTCAGCGAGATTTTCGTTGATCAGGGCCCCGTGCTGCGCCGCATCATGCCGCGCGCCAAGGGCCGTGCCGACCGCATCAGCAAGCCGACCAGCCATATCACCATCCGTGTGAGCGACGAGTAA
- the rpsS gene encoding 30S ribosomal protein S19, whose translation MPRSIKKGPFVDHHLAKKVEELANARVKKPIKTWSRRSMITPDMVGLTMQVHNGRQHVPVFVTDNMISHKLGEFAPTRTFKGHADKSTKK comes from the coding sequence ATGCCACGTTCCATCAAGAAGGGGCCGTTCGTCGATCATCACCTCGCCAAGAAAGTCGAGGAGTTGGCCAACGCACGCGTCAAGAAGCCGATCAAGACCTGGTCGCGTCGTTCGATGATCACGCCCGACATGGTCGGGCTGACCATGCAGGTGCACAACGGTCGTCAGCATGTTCCGGTGTTCGTCACCGACAACATGATCAGCCACAAATTGGGCGAGTTTGCGCCGACCCGGACGTTCAAGGGTCACGCGGACAAGTCAACCAAGAAATAA
- the rplB gene encoding 50S ribosomal protein L2: protein MPVIQMKPTSPGQRHVVRVVTEGLHKGAPYGPLVEGKHATGGRNNNGHMTTRHKGGGHKQRYRIVDFKRDKDGIPAKVERIEYDPNRSSHIALLLYADGERRYIIAPRGVKADDMLQNGFDAPIKTGNCLPIKNIPVGSTIHCIEMRPGKGAQIARSAGAAVQLVAREGAYATVRLRSGEMRKILGECRATLGEVGNSDHNLRQYGKAGAKRWKGVRPTTRGVVMNPVDHPHGGGEGKSGQGNPHPVTPWGQQTKGLKTRNNKRTQAFILRSRKKK, encoded by the coding sequence ATGCCAGTCATTCAAATGAAGCCGACGTCACCGGGCCAGCGCCATGTGGTGCGGGTTGTGACCGAGGGCCTGCACAAGGGTGCGCCGTACGGCCCGTTGGTCGAAGGCAAGCACGCCACCGGCGGTCGTAACAACAATGGCCACATGACCACGCGCCACAAGGGCGGCGGTCACAAGCAGCGGTATCGCATTGTCGATTTCAAGCGTGACAAGGACGGAATTCCCGCCAAGGTCGAACGCATTGAATACGATCCCAACCGCTCATCGCACATCGCGCTGTTGCTGTATGCAGATGGCGAGCGTCGCTACATCATCGCGCCGCGCGGTGTGAAGGCCGACGACATGTTGCAGAACGGCTTTGACGCGCCGATCAAGACGGGCAACTGCCTGCCGATCAAGAACATCCCGGTCGGCTCCACCATTCACTGCATCGAGATGCGGCCGGGCAAGGGTGCGCAAATCGCTCGCTCTGCTGGTGCCGCCGTGCAACTGGTCGCTCGCGAGGGTGCGTACGCCACGGTGCGTCTACGCTCCGGCGAAATGCGCAAGATTCTGGGCGAGTGCCGCGCCACGCTCGGTGAAGTCGGCAACTCCGATCACAACCTGCGTCAGTACGGCAAGGCCGGCGCCAAGCGTTGGAAAGGCGTCCGCCCGACCACCCGCGGTGTGGTGATGAACCCGGTCGACCACCCGCACGGTGGTGGCGAAGGCAAGTCCGGTCAGGGCAACCCGCACCCGGTCACGCCCTGGGGTCAGCAGACCAAGGGTCTCAAGACGCGCAACAACAAGCGCACGCAGGCTTTCATCCTGCGCAGCCGCAAGAAGAAGTAA
- the rplW gene encoding 50S ribosomal protein L23: MNIERIHQVILAPVISEKANRIAEKNNQAAFKVLPGASKEEIKKAVETLFEVSVVAVRTLNVKGKTKRFGQRMGRRSDWKKAYVTLAEGQQIDFVGQAS, from the coding sequence GTGAATATCGAACGTATCCATCAAGTGATTCTTGCGCCGGTGATTTCGGAGAAGGCGAACCGCATCGCCGAAAAGAACAACCAGGCGGCATTCAAAGTGCTGCCGGGCGCCAGCAAGGAAGAGATCAAAAAGGCTGTCGAAACCTTGTTCGAAGTCAGCGTCGTCGCTGTTCGCACCTTGAATGTCAAGGGCAAGACCAAGCGTTTTGGTCAGCGCATGGGTCGTCGCTCCGACTGGAAGAAGGCGTACGTGACGCTGGCCGAAGGTCAGCAGATCGACTTCGTCGGTCAGGCCAGCTAA
- the rplD gene encoding 50S ribosomal protein L4, whose protein sequence is MDIEMNNAASLNLADSVFGAEYNEALVHQVVVAYMNGGRAGTKAQKSKAMVSGGGKKPWKQKGTGRARAGSIRSPLWRGGGKTFAAVPRDFSQKVNRKMYRGAMRSIFSELLRRGDLTIAEQFSVSEPKTKAFLSAIEGFGVSDVLIVTSEVSRELFLSSRNVPHVALSDVESLNPVALLRHKKVVVTADAAKKIEGWLA, encoded by the coding sequence ATGGACATTGAAATGAATAACGCAGCCAGCCTGAACCTCGCGGACAGCGTGTTTGGGGCTGAATACAACGAAGCGCTGGTGCACCAGGTGGTCGTCGCCTATATGAATGGCGGCCGCGCGGGGACCAAGGCGCAAAAATCCAAGGCCATGGTTTCCGGCGGCGGTAAGAAGCCCTGGAAGCAGAAGGGTACCGGCCGCGCGCGTGCAGGCTCCATCCGCTCGCCCTTGTGGCGTGGTGGTGGCAAGACGTTCGCCGCCGTGCCGCGCGACTTCTCGCAGAAGGTCAACCGCAAGATGTATCGCGGCGCGATGCGCTCGATCTTTTCCGAGCTGCTGCGCCGCGGCGACCTGACGATCGCCGAGCAGTTCTCGGTGAGCGAGCCCAAGACCAAGGCATTCCTCTCGGCAATCGAAGGCTTCGGCGTGAGTGACGTGCTGATCGTCACCAGCGAAGTGAGCCGCGAGCTTTTTCTCTCGTCCCGCAACGTCCCGCACGTTGCGCTGAGCGATGTCGAAAGCCTCAACCCGGTTGCCCTGCTGCGCCACAAGAAAGTGGTCGTCACCGCAGACGCGGCCAAGAAAATTGAAGGGTGGTTGGCGTGA
- the rplC gene encoding 50S ribosomal protein L3: protein MAISIIGRKVGMTRVFTDAGEAIPVTVIECEPNRVTQVKTPETDGYSAIQVTVGTQKVSRLTQAAAGHFKKAGVEPGRGLWEIRVGDDTIADYAFGAEVRVDAFADIKSVDVTGTSIGKGFAGGMKRWGFKGGRATHGNSLSHRAPGSIGQRQSPGKVFKNKKMAGQMGNKQITALNLSLVRVDSERNLLLVKGAVPGADNGNVIVRPTVKA, encoded by the coding sequence ATGGCGATTTCCATTATTGGTCGTAAGGTTGGCATGACCCGCGTCTTCACCGACGCCGGTGAAGCCATCCCGGTCACAGTCATCGAGTGCGAGCCCAATCGCGTCACCCAGGTGAAAACACCTGAGACCGACGGCTACAGCGCAATTCAGGTCACGGTGGGCACGCAGAAGGTGAGTCGTCTCACCCAAGCGGCTGCCGGGCATTTCAAGAAAGCAGGTGTCGAACCCGGTCGGGGTCTCTGGGAGATCCGCGTCGGTGACGACACGATTGCGGATTACGCCTTTGGCGCCGAGGTCCGGGTCGATGCATTTGCCGACATCAAGTCGGTGGACGTGACCGGCACCAGCATCGGCAAGGGCTTTGCGGGCGGCATGAAGCGTTGGGGTTTCAAGGGCGGTCGTGCAACGCACGGCAACTCCTTGTCACACCGCGCTCCGGGTTCGATTGGTCAGCGCCAGTCACCGGGCAAAGTATTCAAAAACAAAAAGATGGCCGGACAGATGGGGAACAAGCAGATCACTGCCTTGAACCTCTCACTCGTCCGGGTCGACTCAGAACGGAACCTGCTGCTCGTCAAGGGCGCGGTGCCGGGCGCCGATAACGGGAACGTCATCGTGCGCCCCACGGTGAAAGCTTAA